The following proteins are encoded in a genomic region of Enterocloster clostridioformis:
- a CDS encoding AMP-binding protein, whose amino-acid sequence MKHSMDYLSLIQSIPAHRTALIEDGRFYTYGTLVMEACRIRSLSPEPAAPSVAWIKAASVHGQLVRFLAFSGTSRVPVIVPADMKYVPESLITEEIPAGACMGVLTSGSTGQPKLWFRTLDSWASFFPIQNTIFGMTAQTRLFAQGSLAFTGNLNLYLSLLSLGASIITASPVNPSVWCREIELHHVDALYLIPSKLRLLAKYASHSSPDIKTILAGSQSLGRGDMVLLKAAYPDSCCFLYYGASELSYVTWLTDQEMNDNPACIGKPFPGVDVTLCNGEIYVDTPYSAIGITGPYSVGDTGYMDRDGYLYFNGRKDNVYNIHGNKVSAVKIENALNSLPQVQEAAVIFENNALRAHVVLPVPTPSGQDAAALRRIIKKELNDYLESWEIPRDIVFHENLPKNNSGKTVMGLLSAKESITI is encoded by the coding sequence ATGAAACATTCTATGGATTATCTCTCTCTGATTCAGTCCATTCCGGCTCACAGGACAGCCCTGATTGAGGACGGCCGGTTTTATACATACGGCACGCTTGTCATGGAAGCCTGCCGCATCCGTTCCCTGTCCCCGGAACCGGCTGCGCCTTCCGTGGCATGGATCAAGGCGGCCTCTGTGCACGGCCAGCTGGTACGGTTTCTGGCATTTAGCGGTACATCCCGTGTTCCCGTCATTGTGCCCGCAGACATGAAATATGTTCCCGAATCCCTTATAACAGAGGAAATTCCTGCCGGGGCCTGTATGGGTGTGCTTACCTCCGGTTCTACGGGACAGCCAAAACTATGGTTCCGGACCCTGGATAGCTGGGCCTCCTTCTTTCCTATCCAAAATACAATCTTTGGAATGACTGCCCAAACACGGCTTTTTGCTCAGGGCAGCCTGGCATTTACCGGCAATCTGAATCTGTATCTGTCCCTTCTGTCACTAGGAGCATCCATCATCACCGCTTCCCCTGTAAATCCTTCTGTCTGGTGCAGGGAAATAGAGCTTCATCATGTGGATGCCCTCTATCTCATCCCCTCCAAGCTCCGGCTCCTGGCAAAATACGCTTCCCATTCCAGCCCTGATATCAAGACCATCCTGGCCGGTTCCCAGAGCCTTGGCCGCGGGGATATGGTCCTTTTGAAAGCAGCCTATCCGGACAGCTGCTGTTTCCTCTATTATGGAGCCAGTGAATTGAGCTATGTCACCTGGCTGACAGACCAGGAAATGAATGATAATCCGGCCTGTATCGGCAAACCCTTCCCAGGCGTAGACGTAACCCTTTGTAACGGCGAAATCTATGTGGATACCCCCTATTCCGCCATAGGAATCACAGGGCCTTACAGCGTTGGCGATACCGGCTATATGGACCGTGACGGTTATCTGTACTTTAATGGACGCAAAGACAATGTATACAATATTCACGGCAATAAAGTTTCAGCCGTAAAAATAGAAAATGCACTGAACTCCCTGCCTCAGGTACAGGAGGCCGCTGTCATCTTTGAAAACAATGCTCTGCGGGCCCATGTTGTCCTCCCGGTGCCCACTCCCTCAGGCCAGGACGCAGCTGCCCTGCGCCGCATCATTAAAAAAGAACTGAATGATTATCTGGAATCCTGGGAAATTCCCAGGGATATTGTATTCCATGAAAACCTTCCGAAAAACAATAGCGGAAAGACAGTCATGGGACTGCTCTCCGCTAAAGAATCAATTACTATATAA
- a CDS encoding acetyl-CoA C-acyltransferase, which translates to MDKVFILGGLRSYIGVRNSAYRHVPAEHLGAAVLKELTARYQPSKIDMIICGNCVGGGGNITRLMALEAGLSESIPSVTVDLQCASSLEAVITAAARIQSGLADLVIAGGFESSSTQPLRSYNPNHPYVSSHTDNPSGNPADIHDGSPADNSDVRRTGLSLTYSTAKFIPGPHREDVMLQGAEKTICHYHISPGEMDAWVLESHRRAYKAAREGLLDSITVPVYGLDHDEGIRPRLNQRLLDRLPCVLRDGRYLNAANACTMNDGAAFLLLCSEPYLKKHKLSARFRLANACTVGADPLMSPASVLPAVKGLLERSGLSMNDIGAIECNEAFAAIDVLMNRAYPDQASRYNQLGGALAYGHPYGASGAIILLHLMKSMELSESSRGICCAAAAGGIGSAILLEQ; encoded by the coding sequence ATGGACAAGGTATTCATACTTGGAGGGCTGCGCAGCTATATCGGCGTAAGAAACAGCGCATACCGCCATGTACCCGCCGAGCATCTGGGCGCCGCCGTGTTAAAGGAGCTGACCGCCCGGTATCAGCCGTCAAAAATTGATATGATTATCTGCGGCAACTGTGTGGGAGGAGGGGGCAACATTACCCGTCTCATGGCCCTGGAGGCAGGACTTTCGGAATCCATTCCTTCCGTTACAGTGGACCTTCAGTGCGCTTCCTCCCTGGAAGCCGTCATAACAGCCGCGGCCAGGATACAGAGCGGTCTGGCTGATCTGGTGATTGCCGGAGGTTTTGAAAGCAGTTCCACTCAGCCCCTGCGCAGCTATAACCCTAACCATCCATATGTCTCCTCCCATACTGATAATCCTTCCGGCAATCCGGCTGACATACATGACGGCAGTCCGGCTGACAATAGCGATGTCCGCAGAACGGGGCTTTCCCTGACGTACAGCACCGCCAAATTTATTCCCGGCCCGCACCGTGAGGACGTAATGCTGCAGGGTGCGGAAAAGACAATATGCCATTACCATATAAGCCCCGGAGAAATGGACGCCTGGGTGCTGGAAAGCCACAGGCGGGCGTACAAAGCTGCCCGTGAAGGCCTTCTTGACAGCATAACTGTCCCTGTATACGGACTTGACCATGATGAGGGAATCCGGCCCCGCCTGAACCAGCGCCTGCTGGACCGGCTGCCCTGTGTCCTGAGGGATGGCCGGTATCTCAATGCCGCCAATGCCTGTACCATGAATGACGGGGCTGCCTTTCTTCTTCTCTGTTCAGAACCGTATCTGAAAAAGCACAAACTCTCTGCCCGTTTCCGCCTTGCAAATGCCTGTACGGTTGGGGCTGACCCACTTATGAGCCCTGCCTCCGTGCTTCCTGCTGTCAAAGGTCTTTTGGAACGCAGCGGACTCTCCATGAATGACATAGGAGCCATTGAGTGCAATGAGGCGTTTGCCGCTATTGATGTTCTAATGAACCGGGCTTATCCGGATCAAGCCTCCCGTTATAATCAGCTGGGCGGCGCCCTGGCCTACGGGCATCCCTATGGGGCTTCCGGCGCCATTATTCTTCTCCATCTGATGAAGTCCATGGAACTGTCAGAAAGCAGCCGTGGCATCTGCTGCGCGGCTGCCGCAGGCGGTATCGGAAGCGCCATTCTTCTGGAACAGTAA
- a CDS encoding sugar ABC transporter ATP-binding protein, giving the protein MDRIRLETKHVSIEFPGVKALDDINFEVSTGEIRAVVGANGAGKSTLMKVLAGANSTYTGEVLLNGKKVEVRTPVDAKKLGIQIVYQEVDMALYPTLSVAENILQNDMVMGKSGYIVNWKKVYKQGREALDRLHIGRDQVDEHELVQNLSLAQKQMVLIAKAIRSECNFLILDEPTAPLSNTETEELFRIVKHLHETENIAILFISHRLNEILEVCENYTVMRNGRMIDTTPVTGETTTKEIVEKMLGRKFEENFPKEACQIGEVLFRTENLSGAGGKVKDVSIQVKKGEVVGIAGLVGAGKSELCKTVFGAYKKTGGKVLLKNKELKIANPSGAVKNRMALVPEERRKEGVLVNENVSFNLSAACLSRFCTGPFIRRRKVDDNAKRFVKDLGISTPSVRQQVKNLSGGNQQKVAVGKWLAADCDVYIFDEPTKGVDVGAKQDIFHLINEIAKQGNCVIYASCENSELLSLTDRMYVMYNGTVMAELETAKTTEDEIMFYSVGGKDNKNGK; this is encoded by the coding sequence ATGGATAGGATTAGATTAGAAACGAAACATGTTTCCATTGAATTTCCGGGCGTCAAAGCACTTGACGACATTAACTTTGAAGTGTCCACCGGTGAAATCCGGGCAGTCGTGGGTGCCAACGGCGCAGGGAAATCAACTTTGATGAAGGTGCTGGCAGGGGCAAACTCCACGTATACCGGAGAAGTTTTGCTGAATGGAAAAAAGGTGGAGGTAAGGACGCCGGTGGATGCCAAGAAACTGGGAATCCAGATTGTGTATCAGGAAGTGGATATGGCTCTGTATCCTACCTTATCAGTTGCGGAGAACATTTTACAGAACGATATGGTCATGGGAAAGAGCGGCTATATCGTAAATTGGAAAAAAGTATATAAGCAGGGGCGCGAGGCCCTGGACCGGCTGCATATCGGCCGCGATCAGGTGGATGAGCATGAACTGGTGCAGAACCTGTCCCTGGCCCAGAAGCAGATGGTGCTCATAGCCAAGGCCATTCGGTCGGAATGTAATTTCCTGATTCTTGACGAGCCGACCGCGCCTTTAAGCAATACCGAGACAGAGGAGCTGTTCCGGATTGTCAAGCATTTACATGAAACGGAAAATATTGCGATTCTTTTTATTTCCCACCGGTTAAATGAAATCCTGGAGGTCTGCGAGAATTACACGGTAATGCGAAACGGCAGGATGATTGACACCACTCCGGTTACAGGGGAGACTACCACAAAAGAAATCGTGGAGAAGATGCTGGGACGCAAGTTCGAGGAGAACTTCCCAAAGGAAGCCTGCCAGATTGGCGAGGTGCTGTTTCGGACAGAAAACCTGTCCGGCGCAGGCGGCAAGGTAAAGGACGTGTCCATACAGGTGAAAAAGGGCGAGGTGGTAGGAATAGCCGGCCTGGTGGGAGCCGGGAAATCCGAGCTTTGCAAGACCGTCTTCGGCGCATATAAAAAGACAGGCGGAAAGGTTCTCCTGAAAAACAAGGAATTAAAGATAGCAAATCCTTCCGGGGCAGTAAAGAACCGGATGGCCCTGGTGCCGGAGGAACGGCGTAAGGAGGGGGTCCTGGTAAATGAGAATGTAAGCTTTAATTTATCGGCGGCATGTCTTTCCAGGTTCTGTACAGGCCCCTTTATCCGCAGGCGGAAAGTGGACGACAATGCGAAGCGGTTTGTAAAGGACCTTGGAATTTCCACGCCCAGCGTGAGGCAGCAGGTCAAGAATCTTTCCGGCGGCAACCAGCAGAAGGTGGCGGTGGGAAAATGGCTTGCGGCGGACTGCGATGTATACATATTTGACGAGCCCACAAAGGGAGTGGATGTGGGGGCAAAGCAGGACATTTTCCATTTGATCAATGAAATTGCGAAACAGGGAAACTGTGTTATCTATGCTTCCTGTGAAAACTCGGAGCTGCTGTCTCTCACGGACCGCATGTATGTCATGTACAACGGTACGGTCATGGCAGAGCTGGAAACCGCTAAGACCACGGAGGACGAAATCATGTTCTACTCAGTTGGCGGGAAAGACAATAAGAACGGGAAATAA
- a CDS encoding 3'-5' exonuclease, translating to MNYIVFDLEWNQSPNGKEDSVEHLPFEIIEIGAVKLNGNFEETGTFHKLIRPKVYKKMHFKISEVTHMDMAKLRQEGEPFDVVMNRFLAWCGEEEYCFCTWGSMDLTELQRNMAYHKLPNPFPRPLLYLDIQKLYCLQYGDGKNKVSLDMAVQLQEMEEERPFHRALDDAYYTGRILSALDMETYGTYVSVDYYGLPRNKAEEYRLYFPEYSKYVSREFDSREDILKDKDITDMKCVKCNRMLRKKLRWFPYGQRFYFCLAVCPEHGVVKGKIRVKKSEDDRFYAVKTAKMADAQDVELLVQRKEDSRKKRSAKAHHKEALKPLKGRSKQNQSDKVS from the coding sequence ATGAATTACATTGTTTTTGATTTGGAATGGAACCAGAGTCCCAATGGAAAGGAAGATTCGGTGGAGCATCTTCCTTTTGAAATCATAGAAATCGGAGCAGTAAAGCTGAACGGGAATTTTGAAGAGACAGGAACGTTTCACAAGCTGATCCGGCCCAAGGTTTATAAAAAGATGCATTTTAAGATATCGGAAGTGACACACATGGATATGGCAAAGCTGCGCCAGGAGGGAGAACCCTTTGATGTGGTTATGAACCGTTTCCTTGCATGGTGCGGTGAGGAGGAGTATTGCTTCTGTACCTGGGGCTCCATGGATTTGACGGAGCTTCAGAGGAATATGGCTTATCATAAGCTTCCCAACCCGTTTCCCAGGCCCCTTCTTTATCTGGATATTCAGAAGCTTTACTGCCTCCAGTACGGGGACGGAAAAAACAAGGTATCCCTTGATATGGCGGTACAGCTTCAGGAAATGGAAGAGGAGAGGCCGTTTCACCGGGCGCTGGATGATGCCTATTATACCGGCCGTATCCTTTCGGCTCTGGACATGGAGACTTATGGTACCTACGTGTCGGTGGATTATTACGGACTTCCCAGGAATAAGGCCGAGGAATACCGGCTGTATTTTCCGGAATACTCCAAGTATGTGTCCAGAGAATTTGACTCCAGGGAAGACATCCTTAAAGATAAGGATATAACAGATATGAAATGCGTGAAATGCAACAGGATGCTGCGCAAGAAGCTCAGATGGTTTCCTTACGGACAGAGATTTTATTTCTGCCTGGCCGTATGCCCGGAGCATGGGGTTGTGAAGGGGAAAATCAGGGTAAAAAAGTCAGAGGATGACCGCTTTTATGCTGTGAAGACGGCAAAAATGGCGGATGCCCAGGATGTGGAGCTTTTGGTCCAGAGGAAGGAGGACAGCCGGAAAAAGCGCAGTGCCAAGGCCCATCACAAGGAGGCTTTAAAGCCCCTGAAGGGGAGAAGCAAACAGAATCAATCGGATAAGGTTTCATAA
- a CDS encoding linear amide C-N hydrolase has translation MTNRLLKGIPLEFSIPDLGCSTFSAQTEDGDRIFGRNFDLTYSPALFVVTEPDNGYRSMSTVNLAFLGFGEDKLPDTLKRKIITLAVPYAPLDGVNEKGLAVKKFNFGNGQDRYEKLHGPYSQCDYREAV, from the coding sequence GTGACCAATCGTCTGCTAAAAGGAATTCCGCTGGAGTTTTCCATTCCCGACTTAGGCTGTTCCACCTTCAGCGCACAGACAGAGGATGGGGATCGCATATTCGGCCGGAATTTTGACCTGACGTATTCTCCGGCCCTTTTCGTGGTAACAGAGCCAGACAACGGTTACCGTTCCATGTCAACAGTCAACCTGGCATTTCTGGGGTTTGGAGAAGATAAGCTGCCGGATACATTGAAACGCAAAATCATAACCCTGGCAGTGCCCTATGCCCCTCTGGACGGTGTGAATGAAAAGGGGCTGGCAGTGAAGAAATTTAATTTTGGAAACGGACAGGACCGTTATGAGAAATTGCACGGACCTTACAGCCAGTGTGATTACCGGGAGGCAGTATGA
- a CDS encoding substrate-binding domain-containing protein: MKKVVSVIAAVAMAASLLAGCGGSGGSSTTAAETEAAETTAAAAAETTAAEAAADTTAAPAAAENPVAGKKVAYIMLLPSATIFQMWKDSCASLCDALDVKFDFFFCDGDFNKWQDTIRTCASAGYDGLLVSHGNQDGSYVFLKEITEQYPDMKIVAFDTQFYSDGAYQKLPGVTQMFQQDKSLVTVLLDQMIEKYGEGVRLIKVWRGPNYNSPFDRREVGWQEYEAAGKIVTVGEVQPLQDSVDSANTVTAAYLQGVNRADVDGIIAYYDLYGQGVYNAIAENDNFNGKNGDALPMASVDIDPVDVTNMQTRPDIWTAAGTTDWTMNGEIGMRILMLELADQYDKIFDPATGESGVDVVEVPGTAIKADALKSDSTVENLGNIAGETYGNLDYLSAADWMPKDLIHK, from the coding sequence ATGAAAAAAGTGGTCAGTGTAATTGCGGCGGTAGCTATGGCAGCATCCTTGCTGGCAGGCTGCGGCGGCTCGGGAGGTTCATCCACCACGGCAGCAGAGACTGAGGCGGCAGAAACCACCGCTGCGGCGGCTGCGGAGACCACGGCAGCAGAGGCAGCGGCAGACACCACGGCGGCGCCGGCTGCAGCAGAGAACCCGGTGGCAGGTAAGAAAGTGGCCTATATCATGCTTCTGCCATCCGCAACCATCTTTCAGATGTGGAAAGATTCCTGTGCATCTCTTTGCGATGCCCTGGATGTAAAGTTTGATTTCTTCTTCTGTGACGGTGACTTCAACAAGTGGCAGGATACCATCCGTACCTGCGCATCCGCAGGTTATGACGGACTGCTGGTCAGCCACGGCAACCAGGACGGCTCTTATGTATTCCTTAAGGAAATCACAGAGCAGTATCCGGATATGAAGATTGTTGCCTTTGACACACAGTTCTACTCCGACGGAGCGTATCAGAAGCTTCCGGGCGTTACCCAGATGTTCCAGCAGGATAAGTCCTTGGTAACCGTACTTCTGGACCAGATGATTGAAAAGTACGGCGAGGGCGTCCGCCTGATTAAGGTTTGGAGAGGTCCTAACTACAACAGCCCGTTTGACCGCCGCGAGGTTGGCTGGCAGGAGTATGAGGCTGCCGGTAAGATTGTTACCGTAGGCGAGGTACAGCCTCTTCAGGATTCCGTTGACTCGGCTAACACAGTGACTGCTGCATATCTGCAGGGCGTAAACAGGGCGGATGTGGACGGCATCATCGCATACTATGACCTGTACGGCCAGGGCGTTTACAACGCAATTGCTGAGAATGACAACTTTAACGGCAAGAACGGCGACGCTCTTCCCATGGCATCTGTTGATATTGACCCGGTTGACGTAACCAACATGCAGACCCGTCCTGACATCTGGACCGCAGCAGGAACAACCGACTGGACCATGAACGGCGAGATTGGCATGCGTATCCTGATGCTGGAGCTGGCAGACCAGTATGATAAGATTTTTGACCCTGCAACCGGCGAGAGCGGCGTGGATGTAGTTGAGGTTCCCGGCACCGCAATCAAGGCAGATGCACTTAAGTCAGATTCCACCGTTGAGAACCTGGGCAATATTGCCGGCGAAACTTACGGAAATCTGGATTATCTGTCTGCCGCAGACTGGATGCCAAAGGATTTGATTCACAAATAA
- a CDS encoding biotin transporter BioY has protein sequence MNQKFNTVELTKMALLTALICVSAYIVIPLPFTPASLTAQTLVVNLIALLLTPRQAVFTMVVYILLGLTGLPIFSGGMGGPGKLFGPTGGYIMSWIPAVMLMSWLKGKNYSFKRYCLVTILVGMPVIYLIGSAYMKFITGMDWTATFTAAVIPFIPLDIFKCFAAALIAKPVQISLSNAQRTR, from the coding sequence ATGAATCAGAAATTTAATACTGTAGAACTCACCAAAATGGCCCTGCTGACCGCATTAATATGTGTTTCCGCTTACATTGTCATCCCTCTTCCATTCACGCCGGCCAGTCTTACGGCCCAGACCCTGGTTGTCAATCTCATTGCACTGCTCCTGACTCCCAGGCAGGCAGTTTTTACCATGGTCGTGTATATTCTTCTGGGTCTGACCGGTCTGCCTATATTCTCCGGCGGCATGGGCGGTCCCGGAAAGCTGTTCGGCCCAACAGGCGGCTATATCATGTCATGGATTCCGGCTGTCATGCTCATGTCATGGTTAAAGGGAAAAAATTACAGCTTTAAGCGGTATTGTCTGGTGACCATTCTGGTTGGAATGCCTGTGATTTATCTGATAGGAAGTGCCTATATGAAATTCATAACCGGAATGGACTGGACAGCCACCTTCACAGCCGCCGTAATCCCATTCATTCCCCTTGATATTTTTAAATGCTTTGCCGCCGCCCTGATTGCGAAGCCGGTGCAGATAAGTCTGTCAAACGCCCAGCGGACCCGTTAG
- a CDS encoding LacI family DNA-binding transcriptional regulator, translated as MMFNLTSAIRKERFHMTVRELAKQIGVSPATISIVLNGKKGVSEDTRKKVLDAVKACQYTPPARKPKSGKNVLLVKYYKSGMLVEENQGFISMIIDSIEEQLRAEQLGMTMTVVKTGLKSALDSIDYSKYCGMFLIATEVMRDEFSALDSIPIPFVVVDNTVPNHYCSSVCMNNAENVYIALQYCKECGHTELGYLGSTTGAENFNERHVAFLRYVKELNFQFNPKNEFRVKPTMLGAHDDFFRILDQNPVLPSCFFAENDTIALGAMKALKEKGYKIPNNVSLIGFDDIPYSSISSPTLTTIHVQRKIMGKQSVTQLMQLIEDPRFMPMKTQITGKLVERSSVKHLA; from the coding sequence ATGATGTTTAATTTGACCTCTGCAATCCGGAAAGAGAGATTTCATATGACCGTCAGAGAGCTGGCCAAGCAGATTGGCGTTTCGCCCGCAACCATTTCTATTGTGTTAAACGGGAAAAAGGGAGTCAGTGAGGATACGCGAAAGAAGGTGTTGGACGCAGTAAAAGCCTGCCAGTACACGCCTCCTGCCCGCAAGCCCAAAAGCGGCAAGAACGTACTCCTGGTAAAATACTATAAAAGCGGTATGCTGGTGGAGGAAAATCAGGGATTCATTTCCATGATCATTGATTCCATCGAGGAACAGCTCCGCGCGGAGCAGCTGGGCATGACCATGACCGTGGTCAAAACCGGCTTAAAGTCAGCCCTTGATTCCATTGATTACAGCAAATACTGCGGGATGTTCCTCATTGCAACCGAGGTGATGCGGGATGAATTCTCAGCCCTTGATTCCATTCCCATCCCATTTGTGGTGGTGGACAACACAGTCCCCAACCATTACTGTAGCAGTGTATGCATGAACAATGCCGAAAATGTCTACATTGCCCTCCAGTACTGTAAAGAATGCGGACATACCGAACTGGGCTACCTGGGCAGTACCACAGGAGCAGAAAACTTTAATGAACGGCACGTAGCCTTTCTCAGATATGTAAAAGAATTGAATTTTCAGTTTAACCCTAAAAATGAGTTTCGTGTAAAACCTACCATGTTGGGGGCCCATGACGATTTTTTCAGAATACTGGATCAGAACCCGGTGCTTCCCTCCTGCTTTTTTGCGGAAAACGACACCATTGCCCTGGGCGCCATGAAAGCCCTGAAGGAAAAAGGGTATAAAATTCCCAATAACGTATCCCTGATTGGCTTTGACGATATCCCCTATTCCTCTATCAGCTCCCCCACACTGACCACCATCCATGTGCAGAGGAAGATAATGGGAAAGCAGTCAGTCACCCAGCTGATGCAGCTGATAGAGGATCCCCGGTTCATGCCCATGAAAACCCAGATTACGGGAAAGCTGGTGGAACGCTCCAGTGTGAAACATCTGGCATAA